A genomic region of Runella rosea contains the following coding sequences:
- a CDS encoding bestrophin family protein codes for MILRKNFDLRIVFWNIRYETGITLFVSIIIWLLHKYGAIEVVLPFSVAAILGSALAIFIAFRNQSAYARWWEARTIWGGIINNSRIFGRQVIANADNAAALDKISQEAAQAYKKEMVYRQIAFAHALRLHLRRQTQWNELQHLLSPAEFESFLKAQNKPNILLNMQGIRLREGMRNGALDIVDNFTMEPNLATFNNWQGACERIKNTPLPRNYHYFTRLFLYTFIFILPICLVNDLKKMEVDYMVTPVSFILCFVFSVMNRVGEINEAPFENGLQDIPMTALCNTIERDLKEQLGETDLPVKLEPVKGFLF; via the coding sequence ATGATTCTCAGGAAAAACTTTGACCTCCGCATCGTATTCTGGAACATTCGTTACGAAACCGGCATTACTCTTTTTGTCTCAATTATTATTTGGCTGCTGCACAAATACGGCGCCATCGAAGTTGTTCTCCCATTTAGTGTAGCGGCTATTTTAGGCTCGGCACTGGCTATTTTTATCGCGTTTCGAAACCAAAGTGCGTACGCGCGCTGGTGGGAAGCCCGTACAATATGGGGCGGAATCATCAATAACAGTCGGATTTTTGGCCGTCAGGTAATCGCCAATGCCGACAATGCGGCTGCCCTTGACAAAATAAGCCAAGAAGCCGCCCAAGCCTACAAAAAAGAAATGGTGTATCGTCAGATTGCTTTTGCGCACGCGCTGCGCCTTCATTTGAGACGACAAACTCAGTGGAATGAATTACAGCATTTACTCAGTCCAGCGGAATTTGAGTCCTTCTTAAAGGCCCAAAACAAGCCCAACATCCTCCTCAACATGCAGGGAATTCGTCTGAGAGAGGGCATGAGGAATGGCGCACTAGACATTGTTGACAATTTCACGATGGAGCCCAATTTAGCCACGTTCAACAACTGGCAAGGCGCTTGCGAACGCATCAAAAACACACCCTTACCGCGCAATTATCACTATTTCACGCGGCTCTTTTTGTACACGTTCATTTTTATCCTTCCCATTTGTTTGGTGAATGATTTAAAAAAAATGGAGGTTGACTACATGGTGACACCCGTAAGTTTTATCCTTTGCTTTGTGTTTTCGGTCATGAATCGCGTGGGAGAAATCAATGAAGCTCCTTTCGAAAATGGCTTGCAAGATATTCCAATGACTGCCCTGTGCAACACTATTGAGCGCGATTTGAAGGAGCAATTGGGCGAGACAGATTTGCCCGTAAAACTCGAACCCGTGAAAGGTTTCCTTTTTTAA
- a CDS encoding tetratricopeptide repeat-containing sensor histidine kinase, producing the protein MKKWLSLFLLSLITHAAFSQPNISPLLADSLKQTLTHTKEDTNKVLLLVNLTRCYTSIDSDVALQYARQAKTLANRLDFVKGKIAVGIAEGFILAHTNEYASGLAILMETRRLAERFGTPQETAVILANIAFIYTMSKDNTKAAEYLEQAKIIQKNHPVADIHLTLGVIYREMGRLDTALVYLHQAYQTGLKYQLPTYVTSSAYFLGTAYAASGQPDSAVVYYRQTLAWNRKFTIAGVNARAYQGLAKVYKDKNQLDSTLLYAKKAIKENGNHAYHLPTLIEASTLLSQVYEQKNNLREAFHYFKIAMAAKDSLTLQEKNSQIKKLAYEEEEREIRTKRRIEANQAAFQSQLQIYALSGILGGLALLAFILYRNNRQKQKANNLLHRQKEEINRQHEKAEKALIALKATQNQLIQSEKLASLGELTAGIAHEIQNPLNFVNNFSELSVELAKELKMERLKGKEDRDEELENELVDDLIQNQEKINLHGKRASSIVKGMLEHSRTSTGERELTDINQLADEYLRIAYHGMKAKNHDFESDYELIPSKNLPKIQVIPQEIGRVLLNLINNAFYAVNVGSYCASAVQNATDVNKPPEGYMPKVTVTTAATDSHIEIRVTDNGNGMSEATKAKIFQPFFTTKPTGEGTGLGLSLAYDIITKGHGGAMKVESVENEGTTFVVQLPIH; encoded by the coding sequence ATGAAAAAATGGCTTAGTCTATTTTTGCTGTCGCTCATCACACACGCGGCCTTCTCTCAACCCAACATTAGCCCACTCCTTGCCGACAGCCTGAAACAAACCTTGACCCACACCAAAGAAGACACCAACAAGGTCTTGCTTCTGGTCAACCTGACCCGCTGCTACACTTCTATTGATTCCGATGTAGCCCTGCAATATGCCCGACAGGCAAAAACCCTGGCCAATCGCCTTGATTTTGTGAAAGGAAAGATTGCCGTTGGTATTGCGGAAGGGTTTATTTTAGCGCATACCAACGAATACGCAAGCGGCCTTGCCATCCTGATGGAAACCCGACGCCTTGCTGAAAGATTCGGAACGCCCCAAGAAACTGCCGTCATTTTGGCCAACATTGCGTTCATTTATACCATGAGCAAAGACAATACAAAGGCGGCTGAATACCTAGAACAAGCAAAAATCATCCAAAAAAACCACCCCGTTGCCGACATTCATTTAACGCTCGGCGTCATTTACCGAGAAATGGGCCGCCTCGATACCGCTCTTGTTTATCTACATCAAGCCTATCAAACTGGGCTAAAATACCAGTTACCAACCTACGTTACTTCTTCGGCTTATTTTTTGGGTACTGCTTATGCTGCCTCTGGCCAACCCGACAGTGCGGTGGTCTATTACCGCCAAACGCTCGCATGGAATCGAAAATTCACTATTGCAGGGGTCAATGCACGGGCGTATCAGGGACTGGCTAAGGTTTATAAGGATAAAAATCAGTTGGACTCGACCCTTTTGTACGCAAAAAAAGCCATCAAAGAAAACGGAAATCACGCGTACCATCTACCCACGCTTATTGAGGCATCAACTTTGTTGTCGCAAGTCTATGAACAAAAAAACAACCTGCGCGAAGCTTTTCATTACTTTAAAATAGCAATGGCCGCCAAAGATAGCCTCACCCTACAGGAAAAAAACAGTCAAATCAAAAAATTGGCCTACGAAGAGGAAGAACGGGAAATACGTACCAAACGGCGGATTGAAGCCAACCAAGCCGCTTTTCAGAGTCAACTCCAAATCTATGCTTTGTCGGGGATATTGGGCGGATTGGCGTTATTGGCGTTTATTTTATACCGCAACAATCGCCAAAAACAAAAAGCCAACAATCTTTTACACCGTCAAAAAGAGGAAATAAATCGCCAGCATGAGAAAGCCGAAAAAGCCCTCATTGCGCTGAAAGCCACCCAAAATCAATTAATCCAATCCGAAAAACTAGCCTCTCTGGGAGAACTTACGGCGGGTATCGCCCACGAAATTCAGAATCCGTTAAACTTCGTCAACAATTTCTCGGAGTTGAGCGTGGAATTAGCCAAAGAGCTAAAAATGGAAAGGTTAAAGGGGAAAGAGGACAGGGACGAAGAATTAGAAAATGAATTAGTGGATGACCTGATCCAAAACCAAGAAAAAATCAACCTTCACGGCAAGCGAGCATCAAGCATTGTCAAAGGGATGTTAGAGCATTCGCGTACATCAACTGGCGAGCGCGAACTGACTGATATAAACCAACTGGCCGATGAATACCTCCGCATTGCTTATCACGGTATGAAAGCAAAAAACCATGACTTTGAGTCTGATTATGAGTTAATTCCAAGTAAAAATCTCCCAAAAATCCAAGTCATTCCGCAAGAAATTGGACGGGTATTGCTGAATCTAATCAACAATGCTTTTTATGCGGTCAACGTCGGCAGCTATTGCGCGTCTGCGGTTCAAAACGCTACCGATGTTAATAAACCGCCTGAAGGGTATATGCCCAAAGTAACCGTCACGACCGCTGCCACCGATAGCCATATTGAAATCCGAGTCACCGACAACGGCAACGGCATGTCGGAGGCCACCAAAGCCAAAATTTTTCAGCCCTTTTTCACCACCAAACCCACTGGCGAAGGCACTGGACTAGGGCTGAGCTTGGCGTATGATATTATAACAAAAGGACATGGAGGAGCAATGAAAGTAGAAAGTGTAGAAAATGAGGGAACAACATTTGTGGTACAATTGCCGATTCACTAA
- a CDS encoding ATP-binding protein has translation MNFVTPFMVAFFLLPFIQKFLQTKERLPEWDQRLKYARFAAFGLLAVEVVADTDFISPLVFFLLLIIASIPAYLLRNQSSASRLLLWMIVPLGVAFLIDNMGEYWVPKFHKKHHNFFESLKGITLTASFILALVARNQQKSFDKAIKEERLKREQEEETNRILEAQKLDLESQVAARTAEIMQQKEELQHALDDLKATQEQLIQSEKLASLGELTAGIAHEIQNPLNFVNNFSEVSAELVEELKSERDKEEAQRDAGLEEEILNDLVQNLQKINYHGKRAASIVTGMLQHSRAGSGKKEQTDLNALADEYLRLSYHGLRAKDKSFNAHLITDLDPNVPNIEVVPQDLGRVFLNLINNAFYAVHKKNTLGLANYEPTVWVTTKKIEDEIHVSVRDNGTGIPEEVQSKIFQPFFTTKPTGQGTGLGLSLAYDIVTKGHGGEMEMESIEGEGTTFMVRLPIN, from the coding sequence ATGAATTTTGTCACGCCCTTCATGGTTGCTTTTTTCTTACTGCCTTTTATTCAAAAATTTTTACAAACCAAAGAGCGCCTCCCCGAGTGGGACCAACGCCTCAAATACGCACGCTTTGCGGCGTTTGGTTTGTTGGCAGTTGAAGTAGTAGCGGATACTGATTTCATCTCGCCCCTCGTTTTTTTTCTTCTCTTAATCATTGCCTCCATTCCAGCCTATTTATTAAGAAATCAAAGCTCCGCGTCCCGTTTGTTGCTCTGGATGATTGTGCCATTGGGAGTGGCTTTTTTGATTGATAACATGGGCGAATATTGGGTGCCGAAATTCCATAAAAAGCACCATAACTTTTTTGAATCGCTGAAAGGAATCACCCTTACGGCCAGTTTTATTTTGGCGTTAGTAGCCAGAAATCAACAAAAATCTTTTGATAAAGCCATCAAAGAAGAACGGCTCAAACGCGAACAGGAAGAAGAAACCAATCGGATTCTGGAAGCCCAAAAACTGGATTTGGAATCGCAAGTGGCGGCCCGGACCGCCGAAATTATGCAGCAAAAAGAAGAGCTACAACACGCCCTCGACGACCTGAAAGCCACGCAAGAACAACTTATTCAGTCCGAAAAACTGGCTTCTTTGGGAGAACTTACGGCGGGGATTGCGCACGAAATTCAGAATCCACTCAACTTTGTCAATAATTTTTCGGAAGTATCTGCTGAATTGGTAGAAGAATTGAAAAGCGAACGAGACAAAGAAGAAGCCCAACGAGACGCCGGATTGGAGGAAGAAATCCTCAACGACCTTGTGCAGAATCTTCAAAAAATCAACTACCACGGCAAGCGCGCCGCCAGCATTGTTACGGGCATGTTGCAACACTCGCGCGCGGGCTCGGGCAAAAAAGAACAGACGGACCTAAACGCCCTCGCCGACGAGTACCTCCGCCTGAGCTATCACGGGTTGCGCGCTAAAGACAAGTCTTTTAATGCCCATTTGATAACCGATCTGGACCCTAATGTCCCCAATATCGAAGTTGTTCCGCAAGATTTAGGGCGAGTATTTCTAAATTTGATTAACAACGCGTTTTATGCCGTTCATAAAAAAAACACCTTAGGTTTAGCCAACTATGAGCCAACCGTTTGGGTAACTACAAAAAAGATAGAAGACGAAATTCATGTTTCAGTGAGAGACAACGGAACGGGGATTCCCGAAGAAGTTCAGTCCAAAATTTTCCAGCCTTTTTTCACCACCAAACCTACGGGTCAGGGTACGGGCTTAGGACTTTCATTGGCCTATGACATCGTCACTAAAGGCCATGGCGGCGAAATGGAAATGGAAAGCATCGAGGGGGAAGGAACTACGTTTATGGTGAGATTACCCATCAACTAA
- a CDS encoding cyclic nucleotide-binding domain-containing protein, whose amino-acid sequence MSSASLYRSLGVRADEIRTVGLFFLHHFFLGFGTMLIYVSANVILLENHPESSLPLAYMASAVGMMIIGKVYTYFEHHLRLNQLVIRVLWAVIVLTAVILLLVIFGHSVTAAVAIMVGFRSIYLLTNLEFWGVSAVVFDVRQSKRLFGVISAGDMPAKALGGMLAVLIHGHTELIFMLFLAFGFFWAAMYTAVLTFRSHHVTTAHGTAAPIRRRPMPRLITQLFGGSELIFAMCLSLTAVAVMATGVEYAFFINVKYKLHSQAEVMTYLGGVLTLTYLLATFVKLVVSRQTIDYFGINKVLALLPVGGLGVAVSLGVIFLMGYDESVQLVAYCFVYLGFEVVRRALFDPVFLVLFQPLSPHQRLRGHTLAKGFYEPLGLGLGGLMLYLSHHWWQGGQWFLVEEIVVGAVFALWFLRRTYLQYVATLQEALGKRFVAAEDLAIPDEAVKAVLKNLRSDKPKEVINAVEWLSSTHAHGVPHTKLHDYITELFTHRDDQVRLAALEAVDKLGLELKTAQLRKLTAEDYSPLIREVAARIVSKNAPSIGNELLYRPDMAVRKGAILGLLSGEPNHSFALTALEAMRQNSNANSQLATLTIVRSLKLTRYVDFVKESFVHPDAEVVRAAIETSGVLPSAVLSAQLVDFLSEKNYWRLAAKSLASVEKEALPLLTERLTKITSPDLERRIVAVCAQMQSKEAYGLLLQLLQRPHVSVRTAALHALRNFDTSQEASLFEKLLQEELLLSQRLLHGQAEPIETDLKNSLMYEQEVTIQRIFGLLMQRYDPDLIASTQNSVLHSSRERRANSLELLENSVPRQVYGSLHALLDDVSDAEKINRIDVQMGVFSAKDSIKDYILQQGARHFTDWTIRLTLRGVSPAQLFNYPDLQLMSHSSATAKVSITERVMVLKNTDLFAETPENVLSSIAPIMKEVNYLEGQTIFEKGDLGTSMFVIYEGEVGIYDGQVQLATFSRGDVFGELALLDAEPRSAVVVSLSDVQLFRVDQADFYDLMDERGEVLRNIIRILCQRIRNQNTKLRMMATK is encoded by the coding sequence ATGTCTTCAGCTTCCCTGTACCGTTCGTTAGGAGTGCGAGCCGATGAAATTCGTACCGTCGGTTTGTTCTTTTTACATCATTTTTTTCTGGGTTTCGGCACGATGCTGATTTATGTATCGGCCAATGTAATCCTGCTTGAAAACCACCCCGAGAGCAGTCTACCGCTGGCCTATATGGCGTCGGCGGTAGGGATGATGATTATCGGAAAAGTATATACTTATTTTGAGCACCATCTTCGGCTTAATCAATTAGTTATCAGGGTGTTGTGGGCGGTGATTGTGCTTACGGCTGTCATATTGCTATTGGTCATATTTGGCCATTCAGTTACGGCGGCGGTGGCCATTATGGTGGGTTTTCGCTCTATTTATCTGCTCACCAATCTTGAATTTTGGGGAGTTTCAGCGGTGGTTTTTGACGTGCGTCAGAGCAAACGGTTGTTTGGTGTAATTAGTGCTGGCGACATGCCCGCCAAAGCACTCGGTGGGATGCTGGCGGTTTTGATACATGGACATACCGAACTGATATTCATGCTGTTTCTGGCATTTGGTTTCTTTTGGGCGGCCATGTATACGGCCGTTTTGACCTTTCGGTCGCATCACGTAACCACCGCGCACGGCACTGCTGCTCCTATTCGCCGGCGTCCTATGCCCCGCCTGATTACCCAGTTGTTTGGTGGTAGTGAGTTGATTTTTGCCATGTGCCTCAGCCTAACTGCCGTTGCCGTCATGGCAACGGGCGTTGAATACGCCTTTTTTATCAATGTTAAATATAAACTTCACAGTCAAGCCGAAGTAATGACCTATCTCGGCGGAGTGCTGACTTTGACTTACTTGTTGGCTACGTTTGTGAAGTTGGTCGTGTCGCGGCAGACCATTGACTACTTCGGTATCAACAAAGTACTGGCGTTGCTGCCCGTAGGTGGTTTGGGGGTGGCGGTCAGCTTGGGCGTTATTTTCTTGATGGGATATGATGAATCGGTTCAATTGGTGGCCTATTGCTTTGTGTATCTGGGTTTTGAAGTAGTGAGAAGAGCACTTTTTGATCCCGTTTTCTTGGTGTTGTTTCAGCCGCTTTCTCCACATCAACGTCTGCGCGGACACACGCTTGCCAAGGGATTTTATGAACCGTTGGGGCTTGGTTTAGGGGGGCTTATGCTTTATTTAAGCCATCACTGGTGGCAGGGAGGACAGTGGTTTTTGGTGGAAGAGATTGTGGTGGGAGCTGTTTTTGCGCTTTGGTTTTTGCGGCGTACCTACCTTCAGTACGTGGCAACGTTGCAGGAAGCACTTGGTAAGCGATTTGTAGCTGCCGAAGATTTGGCTATTCCCGACGAGGCCGTCAAAGCGGTGCTGAAGAATCTTCGCAGCGATAAACCCAAAGAAGTCATCAATGCGGTAGAATGGCTGAGCAGCACACACGCGCACGGGGTTCCGCACACTAAATTGCACGATTACATCACCGAACTGTTTACCCACCGCGACGACCAGGTACGATTGGCTGCCCTTGAAGCCGTTGATAAATTGGGGCTAGAGCTAAAGACGGCTCAATTAAGGAAGTTGACTGCGGAAGATTATTCCCCGCTTATCCGGGAAGTTGCGGCGCGGATTGTGAGTAAAAATGCCCCGTCAATTGGTAATGAGTTGTTATATAGGCCCGACATGGCGGTTCGGAAGGGGGCCATTTTGGGGCTTTTGAGTGGAGAGCCAAACCACTCGTTTGCCCTGACGGCGCTGGAAGCCATGCGTCAGAATTCCAATGCTAACAGCCAACTAGCTACCCTGACAATTGTTCGTTCGCTGAAACTGACACGCTACGTCGACTTTGTCAAAGAGTCGTTTGTGCATCCTGATGCCGAGGTTGTTCGGGCCGCCATCGAGACCTCAGGGGTATTGCCGAGTGCAGTATTGAGCGCTCAATTGGTAGATTTTCTGTCGGAAAAGAATTATTGGCGCTTGGCCGCTAAGAGTCTGGCCAGTGTAGAAAAAGAAGCGTTGCCGCTGCTGACCGAACGACTCACAAAAATTACGTCACCTGATTTGGAACGGCGCATTGTGGCGGTGTGTGCCCAAATGCAGTCCAAAGAAGCGTATGGGTTATTGTTACAACTGCTTCAACGCCCGCATGTTTCGGTTCGGACGGCCGCGTTGCACGCACTGCGAAATTTTGATACTTCCCAAGAGGCATCGTTGTTTGAAAAACTACTTCAGGAGGAACTTTTGCTGTCTCAGCGCCTATTACATGGACAGGCTGAACCCATTGAGACCGATCTCAAAAATAGCCTTATGTATGAACAAGAGGTGACGATTCAGCGTATTTTTGGTCTTTTGATGCAGCGCTATGACCCCGATTTGATTGCCAGTACCCAAAATAGCGTGCTGCACAGCTCACGTGAGCGGCGCGCCAATTCGCTCGAATTACTCGAAAACAGTGTGCCCCGTCAGGTGTACGGGAGTTTGCACGCTTTGCTCGATGATGTGTCGGATGCGGAGAAAATCAACCGAATTGATGTTCAAATGGGGGTATTTTCAGCTAAAGATTCTATTAAAGATTATATTCTTCAACAAGGGGCGCGGCACTTTACAGATTGGACTATTCGCCTTACCCTGCGTGGCGTGTCGCCCGCTCAATTATTCAATTATCCCGATTTACAACTCATGAGTCATTCATCTGCCACCGCCAAAGTTTCAATTACGGAGCGTGTTATGGTCTTAAAAAATACCGATCTTTTTGCCGAAACCCCCGAAAATGTATTGAGTAGTATTGCGCCCATTATGAAGGAAGTAAACTACCTCGAAGGGCAGACCATTTTTGAAAAAGGCGATTTAGGAACGAGTATGTTTGTGATTTATGAGGGCGAAGTAGGCATTTATGATGGGCAGGTACAACTGGCTACTTTTAGCCGGGGAGATGTATTTGGGGAGTTGGCATTGCTGGATGCCGAACCGCGCTCGGCGGTGGTGGTTTCACTCTCTGATGTTCAACTTTTTCGGGTAGACCAAGCTGATTTTTACGACCTTATGGATGAGCGTGGAGAAGTATTGCGCAACATCATCCGGATTTTGTGCCAGCGTATTCGAAACCAAAATACCAAGCTGAGAATGATGGCGACGAAGTAA
- a CDS encoding ATP-binding protein gives MKYAFLSFLLLCCSQILGQQVTPLRPISENGSTLSKHWKWHEGDNPQWAQPTFNDQKWSDIQLDQSIHHLPQIRQAQLGWLRRPIRVNASLVNQPLCFYIRQAGAAEIYLDGKLLDTLGVVSNSPSEEITYSIAKVIPFSLPDTNQHTIAVRFSFTKANFYYPGSNQETFTLKVFETKTLGSWIRKASERSSSFLFFSIGLFLVFSILHFLFYRSNRSKKVSLILGFTMLTFALAFVAESLDTQLQSSSHQQIGELTTFITFYLGVILINVSLYHYLHQPFRYFFFIQAILIAVSLVCMAIEVDVPYGLAVWPPFLLIFIDFIRVSILAERRKDSNAKVPIYSLVVAAGCLVLAIVFFAIAGAFVGFNNTQNGYIELVMTIGMLLIFVMLFSIPVGLSFSLVREYSRTHQSLRKKIQELESLSAKSLAQEQEKQHILAIQNETLERQVAERTTELKASIEHLKTTQDQLIQSEKLASLGELTAGIAHEIQNPLNFVNNFSEVSIELLKELNEIKEEKTAKGEGPKDDELETELLGDIEQNLQKINHHGKRASSIVKGMLEHSRTGSGKKEPIDINTLADEYLRLAYHGLRAKDKCFNADFSLEATENLPKINVVAQDISRVLLNLINNAFYAVQQKKGTDLSSNYQPAVVVSTQYITDKNGVDWVEIRVKDNGTGIPEEVQDKIFQPFFTTKPTGQGTGLGLSLAYDIVTKGHGGTLDVESYQGEGTEFIVKLPV, from the coding sequence ATGAAGTATGCCTTTCTTTCTTTCCTGCTTTTGTGTTGTAGTCAGATTTTAGGACAGCAAGTTACTCCACTACGTCCTATTTCTGAGAATGGTAGCACTTTGAGTAAACATTGGAAATGGCACGAGGGCGACAATCCTCAATGGGCACAACCGACATTCAATGACCAAAAATGGTCAGACATTCAGCTCGACCAAAGCATTCATCATTTGCCCCAAATACGCCAAGCGCAGCTTGGATGGTTGCGGCGCCCCATCCGCGTCAATGCGTCGTTGGTCAATCAACCTCTGTGTTTTTACATTCGGCAGGCAGGAGCGGCCGAAATCTATTTGGACGGCAAACTCCTCGATACATTGGGGGTTGTGAGTAACTCTCCTTCCGAAGAAATCACGTACTCTATTGCCAAAGTCATACCATTCAGTTTGCCAGATACCAACCAACACACCATCGCGGTTCGGTTTTCGTTTACAAAAGCCAATTTTTATTACCCTGGCTCTAATCAGGAAACATTTACGCTTAAAGTCTTTGAAACAAAAACCCTCGGCTCTTGGATTCGTAAAGCCTCCGAACGCTCCTCCAGTTTCCTTTTTTTTAGCATCGGTCTTTTTTTGGTTTTCAGCATATTACATTTTTTATTTTATCGCTCAAACCGTTCAAAAAAGGTAAGTCTCATCCTCGGGTTCACAATGCTTACGTTTGCACTTGCCTTTGTTGCTGAAAGTTTAGATACACAACTACAAAGTTCAAGCCATCAGCAAATCGGAGAGTTGACCACCTTTATCACGTTTTATCTGGGCGTAATCCTCATCAACGTATCGCTTTACCACTACCTACATCAACCCTTCAGGTATTTTTTCTTTATACAGGCGATCTTGATCGCGGTGAGTTTGGTGTGCATGGCCATTGAAGTAGATGTACCGTATGGACTGGCGGTATGGCCCCCTTTCTTGCTGATTTTCATAGATTTTATCCGCGTAAGTATCTTGGCCGAACGCCGCAAAGATTCCAACGCCAAAGTGCCGATTTATTCGCTGGTTGTGGCAGCGGGCTGTCTGGTCTTAGCCATTGTATTTTTTGCCATTGCGGGGGCTTTTGTAGGCTTTAACAACACCCAAAACGGCTATATAGAACTTGTCATGACCATTGGTATGCTACTCATCTTTGTGATGCTTTTCAGCATTCCCGTCGGCTTATCATTTTCTTTGGTGCGCGAATACTCCCGTACCCATCAGTCATTGCGTAAAAAAATTCAGGAACTGGAAAGCCTTTCGGCCAAAAGCTTGGCGCAAGAACAAGAAAAACAGCACATTTTGGCAATCCAAAATGAAACCCTCGAACGGCAGGTGGCCGAGCGAACCACCGAGCTTAAAGCCTCCATCGAACACCTCAAAACCACACAGGACCAACTCATTCAGTCCGAGAAACTTGCCTCTTTGGGTGAGCTGACCGCGGGGATAGCCCATGAAATTCAAAATCCATTAAATTTCGTCAATAACTTTTCAGAAGTCAGCATTGAACTTCTGAAAGAACTGAATGAGATAAAAGAAGAAAAAACGGCAAAAGGTGAAGGTCCCAAAGACGATGAACTGGAAACGGAGCTGTTGGGGGATATTGAGCAAAATTTGCAGAAAATCAACCACCACGGCAAACGTGCTTCTTCCATCGTGAAGGGAATGCTCGAACACTCCCGAACGGGCTCAGGCAAGAAAGAGCCCATCGACATCAACACCTTGGCCGACGAATACCTGCGTTTGGCCTATCATGGGCTACGCGCAAAAGACAAGTGTTTTAATGCTGATTTTAGCCTTGAAGCCACCGAAAATCTACCTAAAATCAACGTTGTTGCGCAAGATATAAGCCGTGTTTTGCTCAATCTTATCAATAATGCCTTTTATGCCGTTCAGCAAAAAAAGGGGACAGATTTATCCAGCAATTATCAACCTGCGGTAGTGGTCAGTACGCAGTATATCACCGACAAAAATGGGGTAGATTGGGTCGAAATACGCGTAAAAGACAACGGAACGGGCATTCCTGAAGAAGTTCAGGACAAAATTTTCCAACCTTTTTTTACCACCAAACCCACGGGACAAGGGACGGGACTAGGATTAAGTCTGGCCTACGACATCGTCACCAAAGGCCATGGCGGCACTTTAGATGTGGAAAGCTACCAAGGCGAGGGAACGGAATTTATCGTTAAATTGCCTGTCTGA